A stretch of DNA from Maridesulfovibrio sp.:
GTTGTCGAAGGCAGAATCGTCCGCCGCATCAAGGGCGGCTACACCGTCGACCTCGGCGGCGTGGAAGCATTCCTGCCCGGTTCTCACGTCGATCTGCGTCCCGTTCCCGATATGGACGCTCTTGTAGATCAGACCTACGAATTCAAAATTCTGAAAATCAACCGTCGCCGCAGCAACGTTATCGTTTCCCGCCGTGTTCTTCTCGAAGAACAGCGCAACGAAATGCGTTCTCAGCTGCTCGGTACTCTTGAAGAAGAGCAGACCGTTAAAGGTAAGGTCAAGAACATCACCGAATACGGTGTATTCATCGACCTCGGTGGTCTGGACGGACTTCTGCATATCACTGACATGTCCTGGAAACGCATCAAGCATCCCAAGGAAATGGTTGCCCTCGGTGACGAACTGGAACTGAAAGTCCTCAACTTCGACAAGGAAGGACAGAAAGTTTCCCTCGGCCTCAAGCAGCTTGTTCCCGATCCCTGGGAAGACATTTCCGGCAAGTACCCCGAAGGTTCCAAGTTCACCGGCAAGGTTACCAACCTCGCTGATTACGGTGCTTTTGTTGAGCTTGAAGCCGGTGTTGAAGGACTGGTTCACATCTCCGAAATGTCCTGGACCCGCAAACTGCGTCATCCTTCCCAGATGGTGCGTGTAGGCGATGAAGTAGATGTAGTTGTGCTGGGTGTTGATCCCGACAAGAAACGCATCTCCCTGGGCATGAAGCAGGTTAAACCCAATCCCTGGGATGTTGTTGCAGAGAAGTTCCCCGAAGGAACCATCCTTGAAGGCCAGATCAAGAACATCACCGAATTCGGTGTGTTCATCGGCATTGAAGACGGCATTGACGGCCTGATCCATGTTTCCGATATCTCCTGGACCCGCAAGGTTCGCCATCCTTCAGAAGTATACAGCGTGGGCGATACCGTTCAGGCCAAGGTACTTACTGTAGATAAGGAAAACGAAAAGTTCACTCTCGGTGTAAAGCAGCTTTCCGAAGACCCCTGGTCTCAGGTTCCCACCAAGTACCCAGTGGGCTGCACCCTTGAAGGACTTATCACCAATATCACCGACTTCGGTCTCTTCGTTGAGGTTGAAGAAGGCATAGAAGGTCTGGTTCACGTTTCCGAAATCTCCCACAAGAAGATCAAGAACCCTTCCGAAATGTTCAAGGAAGGCGTGACCATTCAGGCCAAAGTCATCCATGTGTCTGCTGACGAACGCCGTCTCGGCCTGTCCATCAAGCAGCTCAAGGAAGAAGAAGACAAACGTAAACCCAAAGAATTCCGTTCCGGTCCTGCCGACAGCGGCAACTCTCTGGGTGAACTGCTGAAACAGAAACTTGCCGACGCTACCGAAGCCAAGGCTGCCGCAGAGTCCGAGGATGAAGAATCCTAAGAAAGGGTTCTCTGTCAGGCATCCGTTTCTTTTCGGATTAAGTCTGTTGTTTATGGCTGTGGCCCTCATATGGGGGGCC
This window harbors:
- a CDS encoding 30S ribosomal protein S1, with translation MENNENMNAEMEMDFEAALEDYLNADFGNLDEGSIVSGEVVKVDKDFVLIDVNFKSEGQIAVSEFTDADGNLTVKVGDKVDVFVANKNESEGTIHLSRDKAKRMQLFDKLEEMQEQEGVVEGRIVRRIKGGYTVDLGGVEAFLPGSHVDLRPVPDMDALVDQTYEFKILKINRRRSNVIVSRRVLLEEQRNEMRSQLLGTLEEEQTVKGKVKNITEYGVFIDLGGLDGLLHITDMSWKRIKHPKEMVALGDELELKVLNFDKEGQKVSLGLKQLVPDPWEDISGKYPEGSKFTGKVTNLADYGAFVELEAGVEGLVHISEMSWTRKLRHPSQMVRVGDEVDVVVLGVDPDKKRISLGMKQVKPNPWDVVAEKFPEGTILEGQIKNITEFGVFIGIEDGIDGLIHVSDISWTRKVRHPSEVYSVGDTVQAKVLTVDKENEKFTLGVKQLSEDPWSQVPTKYPVGCTLEGLITNITDFGLFVEVEEGIEGLVHVSEISHKKIKNPSEMFKEGVTIQAKVIHVSADERRLGLSIKQLKEEEDKRKPKEFRSGPADSGNSLGELLKQKLADATEAKAAAESEDEES